A stretch of DNA from Cryptomeria japonica chromosome 4, Sugi_1.0, whole genome shotgun sequence:
ATTTATCCAGTCGACTTGTATTGAGATTATCCAGCAGCCACCTTTGACCCATCATCCCAGTAACACTATTAACAATGTGAATAACAAAACTACTAACGAAACTCCCGATACCAGTAGCTGTCAAATTGGAGGCGACCCCCAAGCTCCTCATGCCATCCGGCACTTGTGAATAGAAAAATTCTTGCAGACCCACCAGAACAAAAGCATCCGCTATACCCAACACTACATTAGGCAGGGCTAGCCAAAAGACACTCATGGGAACCACGACCTGCGGCTTGTCCATGAGACCGTGAGCTTGCACCATTTTCATAATTACAAAGGTAAATAACAATTTTTTAACTGATAGGATAGATTAATGAAAACGATATAATAATATGCAATAACAAAAGTAAAGCAGAATCGTTTAAATTACTTAGCAAATAAGGTAGGAATTAAAACACAAAAACCAAATTGACCATCGTGGAGAGGACGCTGGTGTTATTCTTTTGGCTATAATTTTATGCATACCCACAACAGACCTGTTAATGCAACGCACTAGAAATTCCTTGTGTGGCGAATAAGCCGAACTGTACTTGAAAAGGTGGCACTTTACGCTGTAGTTGCATTCTATTTTAAAATGAGAATAAAGTGAAAATACAGCAGTCAGTCCAGAACAATGTATAAAAGATAACAAGACAAACTGCAGCGAGCAAACTCAGCTAAGTGGAAAATAAAAACAGCAGAAGAAGTATAGCAGAAAATATTCAAGAACTATGTTTACTCAATAACAGTGGTTACATTataattttacaataaaaaaattataattatagatCTAACTTGAACATTTATGTGAACACTATCATTAACATATATTTAATTCTTCAAATTCATAAAAACACGCTAACAAAAGCACGAGTTCAAATGTATAAGCAGCTCCACAAAGCGTTACAAACAACACATCAGACATATTAGTGTTTGGTTCTTCTATAATTAGAATACAGCACTTCCATTCTTTACTTTTGCCCCTACCCAAAGCGGTTGAAACGCTTGCCTTCGCTCCTCTCCTTTTCAGGATGCTCTCCCCCACATTCTGTCACAGTGCAGTATGTCTGCACTACAGTCAACACCAGAACAAAGAACCCAATCAGTAGCGCCACGAATTTCCATGGACTTGACAAATAGTTGGTAAGGAGTTCGTCCCACCAACGCCTTATCTTGCTATTGTAATAATTTTTGATAAGTGCCTCCCTGATTTGAGCCTTCAACCCCGCACCAACATCCAGAAAGCCTGTAAGATACAGTGGCTTAGACATGCCGTCCCACATCTTGGACACGTACTCGTCGGTGATCATCATGCTCTGCCTATTAATGATGTGGCTTTCTCGCAGCAAGCTGACGTCTTCCGGGGTGTCGATGAGACAATCCATCAGCTCCACGTAATACATCACACGTTTCTCTCGATCTGCGTCATTGAACTCCAACGCCAGCAAATTCCTCAACAGAACTTCAGTATACGTGTCTGAAATCGTTATCTGAGGAAGATAAAGCGTGTCCGAGTTCCTGCAAAATCTTATCTTACCTGGGCCCTTAAACTCTTTAAACTTAATCCCGCCATTGACCAGTTCCTTTGCGTTGTATTTTGGGAGAAAATCTGGATGATCTCTTCGGGCTGGATGCATTTTGAAAGCACCCAACACCACTGCAACTGTGTTTTCTATCCCACTCAAAACCCACTGCCGCCAAGTCTGCTTCCCATTCTCAACCTGAGTCTCAACTTGGAGGATAGAGGAGACACGTTGGTGTAGATGGTCTAGCAAATGCTTTTCTTTCTCTGCATTGAATTTTTTGTCAGATACGTCGAAGCAACACAGACTCTTTATTTTAGATTCGATGAGAGATACAATTGTCCTCTCTGGAGCATTTTCACCTGCCGTTGTCCTCTGCGGAGTAGTTCGAACTGCTTGCTCGCTCGTCTTCAGAGTAGTTTCCACTTgtaagagaagggagagagggatcTGATTTTCCAGCTTCACAATATCACACATTATGCTTGCCTTTGCAGGCATGATATTGTCGCTGTTGATTTCCAAGAGAAAGTTGTGAAGGAACAAGGCATCTACCGTCATCATCCAGGCAAACTCTGGAAtgttctcctcctctatcttccgGTGGTAAATTTGCTCAAACTCAGATATGATAGGGGCCTCCGATATTTTTGTGAACAAGCGCTTGATGATCTCAGGCGCTCTCTCAGTTGCCTTCTTGAGCTTCTGAAGTTCCAACTGCGAAAGATGAGTTGGGCGTTGGTTCGAAGGCTCCAGGGGTTTATCTTTGGCCCATACATGGTGGTAAGGACCCAACGACACTAGTTGAGGAATGTATGCCTCTACCTTGGTATTCACCATAGCCTCGGGCACACGCATGCTTATTCCACCATCTGCAACATCATGCTTGGCCTTTTCTAGAATTTCTTCGACACTAGAAAGCCATTCATCTGCAGCTGCTGCCATCACCACAGATTAACGAAGAGCTCAACCAGGTGAGAAGGTTTATGTAATAGCAACTATACCTTTGCTGCAGGAATAAAATGATATTTCCTCTCAACAAACAGAGTGCATAGGCTTTTCGTGAGACTTCAAAATTCGTTGTACCCTCCATGAATTTATAGCTGCAAACTTCGGAATATGGCCTATCCCGAGGCTGAATGTTTCCTTCTGTAGACAGTAAAACGTTGCCTTTCCAGCTGTAAAATTAAAGCCTAAAATGAACTATTGGGTTTTGTGATTTGAAAGTTGTAAGAGAGTTGCAACACTTATCAAATGAGCATATGTGAAGGAATATTGTTGTTGTTAATCCGTGACTATACCGATTAGTATGGACAAAGCAAAAggaaaaatgtatattttatattattataattatagtttatgttttatttgaaAGATTGTTTTTGAAATTAATtgtatatttttatatgtttttcaatttcttttaaaaaagAGTAGATTTAAAAATTAGATTGTATCTTAAAAAGAGAAGTACAAGGACAGTGTGATAAGATAACTAATAAATGGAAGATAAATGAGAGGAAGAGAGAAAGACATTAAGTTTAAAACATAAAAAGTTAACAAAGATAGAAAAATAATTAGAAAGTAGtaaaatataatcaatgaataaattaAAGTTGGTAAATATAAGATACTCGACTATATAGTATATAAATATAGTAGTCAAATTTGACTACTAGCGAGCATGGATACTTGTATATGTCTATGGGAATTTTATTTGACCATTAGTAATGTATGAAACCATTTTCAGGCCTATAGAACAATATAAAGGCATGTCCACATTAATTGGTTTTAGAGTCTTTCTCTATATTCTTATTTAAGAATAGCTAAAGATACTACATAGGAATTCCTTTTAGTCTCATGGTGACATGTATGAGTTTTT
This window harbors:
- the LOC131028681 gene encoding putative UPF0481 protein At3g02645, coding for MAAAADEWLSSVEEILEKAKHDVADGGISMRVPEAMVNTKVEAYIPQLVSLGPYHHVWAKDKPLEPSNQRPTHLSQLELQKLKKATERAPEIIKRLFTKISEAPIISEFEQIYHRKIEEENIPEFAWMMTVDALFLHNFLLEINSDNIMPAKASIMCDIVKLENQIPLSLLLQVETTLKTSEQAVRTTPQRTTAGENAPERTIVSLIESKIKSLCCFDVSDKKFNAEKEKHLLDHLHQRVSSILQVETQVENGKQTWRQWVLSGIENTVAVVLGAFKMHPARRDHPDFLPKYNAKELVNGGIKFKEFKGPGKIRFCRNSDTLYLPQITISDTYTEVLLRNLLALEFNDADREKRVMYYVELMDCLIDTPEDVSLLRESHIINRQSMMITDEYVSKMWDGMSKPLYLTGFLDVGAGLKAQIREALIKNYYNSKIRRWWDELLTNYLSSPWKFVALLIGFFVLVLTVVQTYCTVTECGGEHPEKERSEGKRFNRFG